A genomic segment from Amphiprion ocellaris isolate individual 3 ecotype Okinawa chromosome 17, ASM2253959v1, whole genome shotgun sequence encodes:
- the LOC111577084 gene encoding caspase-3-like, giving the protein MLQRKRLMDGDRNRAVVVSVARYNPGVPLKPRPGAKKDEKRLHRTLSRLGFKVELHSDLSGDEIYQLFLEESRRPVKDCFLAVLSSHGEEGCVFGADGQPVHLSRIFTYFDNDYMERKAKLFLIQACRGDDLDDGVEVDSAVENSSSQYLSVPIDTAVMYATAPGYGAFMHPLGSVFLQTFCTLLEEEGNQNLELTRLMTRLSHRVAYTFQAKGRVLGGKKEMPCLLTRLTREVFPFAEPEKDGRTTGISATELVDPENVRRRTHSIS; this is encoded by the exons ATGCTGCAGAGGAAGCGACTGATGGACGGGGACAGGAACCGGGCGGTTGTGGTCTCTGTGGCCCGGTACAATCCGGGGGTTCCACTGAAACCGAGACCTGGAgccaaaaaagatgaaaagaggCTCCACAGAACCCTCAGCCGGCTGGGCTTCAAGGTGGAGCTACATAGTGACCTGAGCGGTGACGAGATCTACCAGTTGTTCCTGGAAG AGAGCCGGCGGCCGGTGAAGGACTGTTTTCTTGCCGTCTTGTCGTCTCACGGTGAAGAAGGCTGCGTGTTCGGAGCTGATGGACAACCCGTCCATCTGTCTCGGATCTTCACGTACTTCGACAATGACTACATGGAGAGAAAGGCCAAACTGTTCCTCATacag GCTTGTCGAGGAGACGATCTGGATGATGGAGTGGAGGTGGATTCAGCTGTAGAGAACAGCTCCTCACAGTACCTCTCTGTTCCCATAGATACAGCTGTAATGTACGCCACAGCACCAG GTTATGGAGCTTTCATGCACCCCCTCGGATCGGTGTTCCTCCAGACGTTCTGCACCttgctggaggaggagggcaATCAGAACCTGGAGCTGACCCGGCTGATGACCCGGCTCTCCCACCGGGTGGCCTACACCTTCCAGGCCAAGGGTCGGGTTCTGGGCGGGAAGAAGGAGATGCCGTGTCTCCTGACCCGACTCACCAGGGAGGTTTTCCCGTTCGCCGAGCCGGAGAAAGACGGCAGGACGACGGGAATCTCGGCCACGGAGCTGGTCGATCCGGAGAACGTCAGAAGACGGACTCATTCCATCAGTTAG